TAGAAGATCGGCAGGTGGTCGTCCTCGATGGCCGTGATCCAGGTGCCGTGCCGGTCCGCCTTGCTGGCGATCAGGTGCGCGAGCTCGGGGTCGCCCTGGAAGTCGTAGGGTCGCTGGGACATCCCGCGCGGCAGCTCCTCCGAGGTGAACAGCCCGTGCCGCCGGGACTGCGCCGTGACCACGAACTCCACCGTCGTGGCCCAGTGCGAGTCCAGGACGACGACGGTGTCGTAGTCGAGGGTGTCGAAGACCTCGCGGCGCAGCTGGTGCAGGCCGGACACCAAGGTGCTGTCCTGCCCGTGGTTCAGCTCTCGCCGTACCTCCTCGGGCAGCACGATCGTCGGGACGTGCGCGATCAGTCCGGCCCCCACTACCTCGCCCATCAGCGAGCTCCCTTCCCTGCGTTCCAGCCGTGCGGCGCGAAGACCGTGTTCTTCACGTCCGTGTAGAAGTCGAACGACCAGGTGCCGCCCTCTCGGCCGATCCCTGACTTCCCGTTCCCGCCGAAGGGTGCGCCGAGGTCCCGGACGAAGAAGCAGTTCACCCAGACCGTGCCGGCGTTGAGCCTGCTGCTCACCCGCTCGGCCCGCTCGGGGTCACCCGTCACGAGGGTCGCGGCCAGGCCGAAGCGCGTCGAGTTGGCCATCTCGACGGCCTGGTCCTCCGTGGTGAAGGACTGGACGGTCAGCACCGGCCCGAAGACCTCCTCCGTGAGGATCTCGCTGCCGGGCTCGGCATCGACCAGGATCGTCGGGCGGTAGTACAGGTGCCCGAGGTCGTCGTTGGGCCCGCCACCGAGCACGGCCTTGGCGCCGGCGCCCTTGGCGCGCTGGACGAATCCGTCCACCCGCTCCAGGTGCGCCCGGCTGATCAGGCAGGACATGTCGGTGTCCTCGTGACGTGGGTCGCCCTGCACGATGGCTCGGGCCCGCTCGACCACGGCGTCGAGGAAGGTGTCCCGGATCGAGTCCTCGACCAGGATCCGGAACGCGCCGAGGCAGACCTGCCCGGAGTTGTCGAACTGCTCGACGGCCAGGCTCACTGCCAGGTCGAAGTCGCTGTCCGCGAACACCACCAGCGGCGACTTCCCGCCCAGCTCGAACGACAGCGGCACGATGTTCGGCGCCGCGGCGGTCGCGATCGTCCCGGCGGTCGGTACGGACCCGGTGAACGAGAGCCGGTTGATGCCTGGGTGGGCGGTCAGCGGAGCGCCGGCCTCGGCACCCGTGCCCTGGACGACGTTGAACACCCCCGCCGGCAGGCCGGCCTCCGCGGTGATGTCCGCGAGCAGGGACGCGGTGAGCGGGGCCCACTCCGGCGGCTTGGCGACGACCGTGTTGCCGGCGGCCAGGGCCGGCCCGATGCGCCACGTGGCCAGCATCAGCGGGGCGTTCCACGGTGTGATGATCGCGGCGACTCCGGCCGGGTCGTAGCTGACCCGCTCGCGGTGCCCGCGGATCTCGCCGTCCGGGTGGTCCAGGTTCTCCACCCAGTCGGCGAAGAACCGGAAGTTCATCCCGACCCGGGGCATGACGCCCCGGCGGTGCGAGCGCAACAGCGAACCGTTGTCGCGGGTCTCGACCCGGGCGAGCTCCTCGGCCCGGGCGTCGATCCCGTCGGCGACCCGGCGCAGGATCGTGGCGCGCTCGGCCGCCGGCAGCGCGGCCCAGCTGGGGAAGGCCGCCCGGGCGGCAGCAACAGCGGCGTCCACCTCCGCGGCCCCGCCGGCCGAGATCTCGGCGATCGGCTGCTCGTCGATCGGCGAGACGTCCGTGAAGGTCGTCGCGGAGGCGACCCGCTCGCCGTTGATCCAGTGCCGGGTGTCGACGTCGACTCCCTCGACCGTCGCGAGCGACGGGGTCGTCGAGGCGCTCACCGGTCGACCCCGTCGGTCAACGTGGCGAGGCTGCGGCCGCCGTTCCAGACGACGCCGACCTGGCGGTAGTAGCCGCCGATGATCTCCTCCACCGGCAGCCGGTCGAGTTCCTCGGTCGGTGAGTCGAACAGTCGCAGCTCGGCGTCACCGCTCCAGGCCTGACCGCCCTCGAAGTCGCTGGCGCCCGACTCGATGAGCTCGGCGAACGCGTCCGGGGCGCCGGCGGCGATGCCCGGGTACACCCGGTGATGCGCCATGGGGTGGCCGTTGACGAAGCCCGCGGTCGGGCTCTCCTCGCGCAGGGTGAGCACGGCCTCGGCCAGGCGCCGGTCGCCGGCCGCCAGCGTGGCGCCGAAGACCCCGCCGGGCGCGATCTGCGGGGCGGCGTGCCCGAACACGTGGGGCCGGGTCTGCCAGATCGAGCCGAGCTTCTTCGGGTAGCCCTGGTGCAAGCCTCGACCGATCGCGAAGTCCTTGTCCACCCAGATGTAGACGCAGCGGGAGTAGGTCTGCCCGCGGAACGTGCAGCGCACGACGACGAAGGCTTCCTTGTACTGCGAGCGCACCGGGTCGAGCAGCTCCTCGCGCGAGCTGGAGCAGGACTGCCAGTCCGCCCAGATGATGGCGACCGCACCCGGATCGTCCTCGGCGAGGGTGAGCGGCGCGGGCAGCAGCTCGGCGACCCGGGCCGGGTCGGTCCGGTACTCGACGGTCAGCAGGTCGCCGGAGTAGGACCACGGCGGGGCCGGGATGAGCGACGACCTCCCGGTCGCGCTGCGGGGGTAGAAGAACCCCTGGACGTCGTTCATCGGTGCTCGCTCCCGTCGTTCGTTTGGATCCGTACGATACAGCGGATGGGTCGGCCTGACAACGCGCTCGGACGTGGCCGTCGGAGCCTTGCCAACCGCCGACTCCTCGACTACCGTTCGGACCCAAATGATCTGGGAGGTACCTGGTGGGGCACTTCGACACGTCCGGTCTGGAAGAGGCCGCTGCGGGGCTGGTCCAGGACGGCATCGACGTCGTCCGGGTGGCCTACTCGGACCTGATGGGCACCGACCGCGGCCGGGACATCCTGACCAACCGGTTCGCCCGCACGACGCACGACGGGGTCGCCTTCTGCCGGTCGATCTACGGCACGTCCCCGATGGGCGACGTGATCGACATCGAGGGCGGCCTGGCCGCTGGGCTGCCGGACGTGGTGGCCTTCCCGGACGTGTCGACCCTGCAGAAGGTGCCCTGGGAACCCGGTGTCGCGCACTGCATCGCCGACGTGTTCAATCCCGACGGGACGCCCGCGGAGGAGGACCCGCGGACCGTGCTGAAGCGGGTCATCCGCCAGTTCGCCGAGCTCGGCATGGTTCCCACGGTCGGGCCGGAGCTCGAGTTCTACCTGCTGGAGAAGGACGACACCGTGCCCAGTGGCTGGCGTCGCTACGGCGAGGCGACCGGCAACGTGTACGTCGCCGGCCTGCGGGGGGATCCCGAGAACACGTTGCTGCGCAGCCTGCGCCACCTGTCGGCGTACGGGCTCGAGGTGGTGGCGGCGAACCACGAGTTCTCCAGCGGCCAGTTCGAGATCAACCTCTGGCACTCCGAGGCGCTGGACGCCGCCGACCGCGCCTTCCGGTTCAAGGCCGCGGTCAAGGAGCTCGCCCGCCGCGAGGACAAGCTCGCGACCTTCATGGCCAAGCCGTTCAACGACGAGGGTGGTTCCGGCTTCCACCTGCACTTCTCCACCTGGTCCGACGACGGCCAGCCGCTGTTCCACGACCCCGACGCGCCGGACGGGCTGTCCCAGGTGGCCCGCGGCGCCATCGCCGGCGTGATCAAGCACGCCCCGGCACTTGCCGCGCTGGCCAACCCGACCATCAACTCCTACAAGCGGTTCGGGCCGGACACCCTCGCCCCGTGGTTGATCGACTGGGGCCTGGACAACCGCAGCGCGATGGTGCGGATCCCACCCGAGCGCGGTGGTGCGACCCGGCTCGAGCTGCGCCTGGGCGACGCCAGCGCCAACCCCTACCTGGCCGTCGCGGGACTGCTCGCGGCCGCCTACCTCGGGATCAAGGAGGGCCTGGAGCCGCCGGCCGCCCTGGAGGGCTACGGCTACGACCCGGCGAAGGCGGACCTGCTGCCCGGCGACCTCGGCACCGCGCTCGACGCGCTGGAGGCGGACACCGAGCTCGTCGAGGCGCTCGGTGGCCAGTTCGTGCGCACCTTCGCGGCGTACAAGCGCAACGAGCTGGAGCGCTTCTCCCGCTGGGTCACCGACTGGGAGTTCCGCGAGTACGCCTACCACCTGTGAACCGTTGACCGCACCACCTCTCGAGATGAGGAGCACGACCGTGACCGAGCCAACGCCCGTCCCGCTCGAGGACGTCGACCTGGCGGACCTGGACCGGTTCGCCCGCAACGAGGGCTGGGGACAGTTCGACACCCTGCGGCGCGAGGCCCCGGTGTTCTGGAACGCCGAGGCGGCCCCGAGCTCCGGGTTCTGGGCGGTGACGCGGCACGAGGACATCTGCGCCGTCGACCGCGACCCGGAGACCTTCACGTCGACGAAGTTCACGAACCTCGAAGAGGTGGACGACGACCTGCAGGACCTGCGGCGCTCGATCCTGGAGACCGACGGCCTGCGGCACCGAGCGTTGCGGAAGCTGATCCAGCGCGAGTTCAGCCAGGGCAACCTGCTGCGCAACTACGAGGAGTTCCTGCGCGGGCTCACCAAGGCCACCGTCGACGCGGCGCTGCCCAAGGGGGAGTTCGACTTCGTCAAGGAGATCAGCGCCGACTTCCCGATCCAGGTCCTGGTGCGGTTGCTCGACGTCCCGGTGGCGGACACCGGCAAGCTGATCGACTGGGGCAACCAGATGATCGGCAACACCGACCCGGACTACGCCGAGCACCTGCTCGCCGACCCGGAGAGCGAGCAGTACAAGCACCTGCCGTTCCGGTCGCCGGCGGCGCTCGAGGTGTTCGAGTACGGGCGCGCACTGGCCCGCGAGCGCAAGGGCGGTGACGGCACCGACCTGATCAGCATGCTCGTGAACCGGGTGCCGGAGGACGGCGAGCCGTTGTCCGCCACCGACTTCGACAACTACTTCCTGCTCCTGGTCGTGGCCGGCAACGAGACGACCCGGCACACGATCAGCCAGGCCATGCTGGCGCTCATCGAGCACCCGGACCAGCTCGCCCTGCTCCAGGAGCGACCCGAGCTGATCCCCGGCGCGGTCGAGGAGTTCCTGCGCTGGGCCTCGCCGGTCTACCACTTCCGGCGTACGGCGACCCGCGACGTGGAGCTCGGTGGCGCGCAGATCAAGGAGGGCGACAAGGTCGTCATGTGGTTCGCCTCCGGCAACCGCGACGAGAGCGTCTTCGACGAGCCGTACCGGTTCGACGTGACCCGTCAGGACATCGACCACGTCACGTTCGGCAAGGGCAGCCCGCACGTCTGCCTCGGGAACAGCCTGGCGCGCATGGAGATCCGGCTCATGTTCACCGAGCTGATCCCGCGGCTCGCGAGCATCGAGCTCACCGGCGACGTCCGCCGGGTGCGCAGCAACTTCGTCAACGGGATCAAGACCCTTCCGGTCCGCGTCACCACCCGCCAACCTCCCCCGTGATCATGCACGTTCGCCCCACCCCCCGCGGTGATCATGCACGTTCGCCCCGCCACCCTGGCGGTGATCATGCACGTTCGCCCCACCACCCCGCCGTGATCATGCACGTTCGCCCGCGCTCACCAGCGCCGACGTCCGATCTGCGGCTCGAGGCCCAGCAACTGGCCCACGGCGTGCTCCAGCGCGAGCGACGGACCCCACACGTGGCCCCGGTGGAAGCCGACGACCTCCCAGCCGAACCCGGCCCGCAGGTGGTCGCGGCGGCGAGCGTCGGCCAGCTGCTCTGCCGGTGACCCGTGGTGCTCGTCCCCGTCGTACTCGACGCCCCGCCTGGCGTCCTCGAAGCCGAGGTCCAAGCGATAGAGCACGTGGTTCCGGGCGTTCCGGATGGGGATCTGCGCCGTCGGTCGCGGGAAGCCGGCGTCGTGCAGTCGCAGTCGCAGCCACGACTCCCCGAAGGACTCCGTGAGCGGTTCGACCAGGCCGAGCAGCTCACGACCCTGGGCGACGCCGCGGTGGCCGGCGAACCGTTCGATCTCGCTCAGCGCTCGTGGCGCGTCGACGAGCCCGCGGCTCGCCAGTCCGTCGAGAGCCGCCAGCGCCATGGGCCGCGGGAGCAGCCGGGCCAGGTCCAGGGTGGTTCGCAAGGTCGACGTCCGAAGTAGTCCGTGCGACTCGACGACGTCGCCAGAACCCATCGGAGCGGTGTAGCACCGGATGCCCGGCCGCCGGACCGGCGTGCGCCCGGCCGGCAGGACGCACTCGATGGTCGGCAGGCTGCGTTCTGAGCCGGGAAGGCGCAGGTCGCCGATGCCGCCGAGCCAGGCGACGGTGCCGCGGCAGAGCACAGCGTCGGCGGGCAGGAGGAGCGCGGCCGCCTGGGCTCGCAGCGCCAGGGTGTCGGCGGCAGCGACGTCGACGTAGACCCCCCGAAGCATCTCGCGGGCGCGACCGGCCGCGACCAGTCGGTACGCCCGCCGTCCGGTGAGGTCCCGGGCAGCGCGTGCGGTGAAGGGTCGGCCGTCATTGAGCATCCGGACAGGATGGGACGTCGGAGCGTCCAGGCGCTGTGGTCATCCACAGGCGGGGCGAACGTGCATGATCACGGCGGGGGGGGCGGGGCGAACGTGCATGATCACGGCGGGGGGGGGGTGGGGCGAACGTGCATGATCACCGGGGGGTTTCGTCGGCGACCATCTGGCGCACGATCTTGCGCACCTGCAGCGCGGCAGCGTCGGCGCTGACGCTCACCGTGGGTCGCGGTCCGTCCCTGTCGAGCACGGCCTGCATGGTCTCCAGGATCGCCTGCAC
The window above is part of the Angustibacter luteus genome. Proteins encoded here:
- a CDS encoding aldehyde dehydrogenase; translation: MSASTTPSLATVEGVDVDTRHWINGERVASATTFTDVSPIDEQPIAEISAGGAAEVDAAVAAARAAFPSWAALPAAERATILRRVADGIDARAEELARVETRDNGSLLRSHRRGVMPRVGMNFRFFADWVENLDHPDGEIRGHRERVSYDPAGVAAIITPWNAPLMLATWRIGPALAAGNTVVAKPPEWAPLTASLLADITAEAGLPAGVFNVVQGTGAEAGAPLTAHPGINRLSFTGSVPTAGTIATAAAPNIVPLSFELGGKSPLVVFADSDFDLAVSLAVEQFDNSGQVCLGAFRILVEDSIRDTFLDAVVERARAIVQGDPRHEDTDMSCLISRAHLERVDGFVQRAKGAGAKAVLGGGPNDDLGHLYYRPTILVDAEPGSEILTEEVFGPVLTVQSFTTEDQAVEMANSTRFGLAATLVTGDPERAERVSSRLNAGTVWVNCFFVRDLGAPFGGNGKSGIGREGGTWSFDFYTDVKNTVFAPHGWNAGKGAR
- a CDS encoding acetoacetate decarboxylase family protein; this encodes MNDVQGFFYPRSATGRSSLIPAPPWSYSGDLLTVEYRTDPARVAELLPAPLTLAEDDPGAVAIIWADWQSCSSSREELLDPVRSQYKEAFVVVRCTFRGQTYSRCVYIWVDKDFAIGRGLHQGYPKKLGSIWQTRPHVFGHAAPQIAPGGVFGATLAAGDRRLAEAVLTLREESPTAGFVNGHPMAHHRVYPGIAAGAPDAFAELIESGASDFEGGQAWSGDAELRLFDSPTEELDRLPVEEIIGGYYRQVGVVWNGGRSLATLTDGVDR
- a CDS encoding glutamine synthetase family protein — translated: MGHFDTSGLEEAAAGLVQDGIDVVRVAYSDLMGTDRGRDILTNRFARTTHDGVAFCRSIYGTSPMGDVIDIEGGLAAGLPDVVAFPDVSTLQKVPWEPGVAHCIADVFNPDGTPAEEDPRTVLKRVIRQFAELGMVPTVGPELEFYLLEKDDTVPSGWRRYGEATGNVYVAGLRGDPENTLLRSLRHLSAYGLEVVAANHEFSSGQFEINLWHSEALDAADRAFRFKAAVKELARREDKLATFMAKPFNDEGGSGFHLHFSTWSDDGQPLFHDPDAPDGLSQVARGAIAGVIKHAPALAALANPTINSYKRFGPDTLAPWLIDWGLDNRSAMVRIPPERGGATRLELRLGDASANPYLAVAGLLAAAYLGIKEGLEPPAALEGYGYDPAKADLLPGDLGTALDALEADTELVEALGGQFVRTFAAYKRNELERFSRWVTDWEFREYAYHL
- a CDS encoding cytochrome P450 gives rise to the protein MRSTTVTEPTPVPLEDVDLADLDRFARNEGWGQFDTLRREAPVFWNAEAAPSSGFWAVTRHEDICAVDRDPETFTSTKFTNLEEVDDDLQDLRRSILETDGLRHRALRKLIQREFSQGNLLRNYEEFLRGLTKATVDAALPKGEFDFVKEISADFPIQVLVRLLDVPVADTGKLIDWGNQMIGNTDPDYAEHLLADPESEQYKHLPFRSPAALEVFEYGRALARERKGGDGTDLISMLVNRVPEDGEPLSATDFDNYFLLLVVAGNETTRHTISQAMLALIEHPDQLALLQERPELIPGAVEEFLRWASPVYHFRRTATRDVELGGAQIKEGDKVVMWFASGNRDESVFDEPYRFDVTRQDIDHVTFGKGSPHVCLGNSLARMEIRLMFTELIPRLASIELTGDVRRVRSNFVNGIKTLPVRVTTRQPPP